In a single window of the Eleginops maclovinus isolate JMC-PN-2008 ecotype Puerto Natales chromosome 6, JC_Emac_rtc_rv5, whole genome shotgun sequence genome:
- the kif1ab gene encoding kinesin-like protein KIF1A isoform X2, with protein sequence MAAASVKVAVRVRPFNSREIGKDSKCIIQMSGNTTTILNPKQPKENKSFNFDYSYWSHTTPEDINFASQLQVYKDIGEEMLLHAFEGYNVCIFAYGQTGAGKSYTMMGRQEQDQEGIIPLMCEDLFTKFNDTNNDNSLSYSVEVSYMEIYCERVRDLLNPKNKGNLRVREHPLMGPYVEDLSKLAVTSYNDIQDLMDSGNKARTVAATNMNETSSRSHAVFNIIFTQKKHDMDSENTSEKVSKISLVDLAGSERADSTGAKGTRLKEGANINKSLTTLGKVISALAEVDSVPNKNKKKKKVENFIPYRDSVLTWLLRENLGGNSRTAMVAALSPADINYDETLSTLRYADRAKQIRCNAVINEDPNNRLVRELKEEVARLRDLLFSQGLGDIIETYRCTDPVIAGLKLSNVMTGMSPSPSLSVLSSRAGSINNLQDRIFSPASEEAIERLKETEKIIAELNETWEEKLRRTEAIRMEREALLAEMGVAMREDGGTLGVFSPKKTPHLVNLNEDPLMSECLLYYIKDGITKVGREDAKTRQDIVLSGHFIRDEHCTFSSTTGPQGEGCVIMEPCEGSETYVNGKRVSSPIVLRSGNRIIMGKSHVFRFNDPEQARLERERTPCAETPVEPVDWAFAQRELLEKQGIDMKQEMEQRLQELEDQYRKEREEASNLLEQQRLDYESKLEALQKQVDSRYLESPEEEEEPEEEVPWTPRETELALWAFRKWRFYQFTSLRDLLWGNAIFLKEANAISVELKKKVQFQFVLLTDTLYSPLPPDLLPASVAKEREKRPFPRTIVAVEVQDQKNGATHYWTLEKLRQRLDLMREMYDRAAELPSSAVEDCDHALTGGDPFYDRFPWFRLVGRAFVYLSNLLYPVPLVHRVAIVSEKGEVKGFLRVAVQAISADEEAPDYGSGVRQSGTAKISFEDKQFEKFQTESCPGVLSQSNTSQEELRIVEGEGQSADIGISADEVNNNTCPEILEAPLSPVKSSALGLDLPLDLSPEKVLSHLKIGSTFTFRVTVLQASSISAEYADIFCQFNFIHRHDEAFSTEPLKNTGRGPPLGFYHVQNITVEVTKSFVEYIKTQPIVFEVFGHYQKQPFPPLCKDLISPLRPSRRQFPRVMPLSKPVPATKLSTLTRSTAGPCHAKYDLMVFFEICELEANGDYIPAVVDHRSGMPCHGTYLLHQGIQRRITVSIAHETGNDIEWKEVKELVIGRIRNTPEADETIIDPNILSLNILSSGYFWPKHSDKTFYRFEAAWDSSMHNSLLLNRVTPYGEKIYITLSAYLEMENCTQPTVITKDFCMVFYSRDAKLPASRSIRNLFSTGCLRPSESNRVTGVYEVTLCHVADNGSPGMQRRRRRVLDTSVAYVRGEENLAGWRPRSDSLILDHQWELEKLSLLQEVEKTRHYLLLREKLEATLLAGQDALFKNSDICDFAKSPVFSHSPGSSPALDSPNQRQRELAAKCLRLLMHTFNREYSQVSSSASESKLSEMSASLMRDSCSSGLSTLTPSSTCPSLVEGNYDIRHTDPSSGASTPDLDPYSPVDRKKTLRGCTFVPDIQEIRVSPIVSKKGYLHFLEPHTSGWVKRFVVVRRPYVYLYRSERDSVERAVINLSSAKVEYSEDKQTLLRTPNTFAVCTEHRGILLQATNDKEMHDWLYAFNPLLAGTIRSKLSRRKSVQSVPAALRM encoded by the exons CGATCCTGAACCCCAAACAGCCCAAAGAAAACAAGAGTTTCAACTTTGACTATTCTTACTGGTCACACACCACG CCAGAGGACATCAACTTTGCGTCCCAGCTGCAGGTGTACAAGGACATCGGAGAGGAGATGCTGCTTCATGCCTTTGAAGGCTACAATGTGTGCATATTTGCATATGGTCAGACAGGAGCTGGAAAAAGCTACACCATGATGGGACGACAGGAGCAGGACCAGGAAGGAATCATACCTCTG atgtGTGAGGACCTTTTCACCAAGTTCAATGACACCAATAACGATAACAGCTTGTCTTACTCCGTGGAG GTGAGTTACATGGAGATCTACTGTGAGCGTGTGCGTGACTTGCTGAACCCCAAGAACAAAGGAAACCTGCGTGTCAGAGAGCACCCTCTCATGGGACCCTACGTGGAAGATCTCTCGAAATTAGCCGTCACCTCGTACAATGACATCCAGGATCTGATGGACTCCGGAAATAAGGCCAG GACTGTGGCTGCTACCAACATGAATGAGACCAGCAGCCGCTCCCATGCTGTCTTCAACATCATCTTCACGCAGAAGAAACACGACATGGATTCAGAGAACACGTCAGAAAAG GTCAGCAAAATCAGCCTGGTGGACCTGGCTGGCAGTGAGAGAGCCGATTCCACCGGAGCCAAAGGGACCAGGCTGAAG GAAGGAGCAAACATCAACAAATCTCTGACTACACTGGGAAAGGTTATTTCTGCTCTGGCTGAAGTG GACTCTGTGCCAAACAAG aacaagaagaagaagaaggtggagAATTTCATCCCCTACAGAGATTCAGTTCTGACTTGGCTGCTTAGGGAGAACTTGG GAGGAAACTCTCGTACAGCCATGGTTGCCGCCCTCAGCCCCGCTGATATCAACTATGATGAGACCCTCAGTACCCTCCG GTACGCCGATCGCGCTAAACAGATCCGCTGTAACGCTGTGATCAACGAGGACCCCAACAACCGTCTGGTGCGTGAGCTCAAAGAGGAGGTGGCTCGCCTCAGAGACCTGCTCTTTTCTCAGGGTCTGGGAGACATCATAGAGA CGTATCGCTGCACCGACCCCGTCATCGCtggtttgaaat TGTCCAATGTCATGACAGGAATGAGTCCCTCCCCCTCGCTCTCGGTCCTGTCCAGTCGCGCTGGCTCCATCAACAACCTCCAAGACCGCATCTTCAGCCCGGCCAGTGAAGAGGCCATCGAGAGGCTCAAG GAAACTGAGAAAATCATTGCAGAGCTCAATGAGACATGGGAAGAGAAGCTGCGACGTACTGAGGCCATCCGTATGGAGAG GGAGGCCCTGCTGGCTGAGATGGGTGTTGCCATGAGAGAAGATGGAGGCACTCTGGGCGTCTTCTCTCCAAAAAAG ACACCCCACCTGGTGAACCTGAATGAAGACCCTCTGATGTCAGAGTGTCTGCTGTACTACATCAAAGACGGCATCACAAA GGTTGGCCGTGAAGATGCCAAGACTCGCCAGGACATTGTTCTCAGCGGCCATTTTATCCGAGACGAGCACTGCACCTTCAGCAGCACCACGGGCCCTCAAGGAGAAG GATGCGTCATCATGGAGCCATGTGAGGGCTCAGAGACGTACGTCAACGGGAAGAGAGTGAGCTCCCCCATCGTCCTGCGGTCTG GCAACCGCATCATCATGGGAAAGAGCCATGTGTTTCGCTTCAACGACCCAGAGCAGGCTCGTCTGGAGCGAGAGAGGACGCCGTGCGCTGAGACGCCGGTGGAGCCGGTTGACTGGGCCTTCGCTCAGAGAGAGCTGCTGGAGAAACAAGGCATCGACATGAAGCAGGAGATGGAGCAGAG GCTTCAGGAGCTCGAGGATCAATACcgcaaagagagagaagaagccAGCAACCTGTTGGAGCAGCAGAGGCTG gACTATGAGAGTAAACTAGAGGCTCTTCAGAAACAAGTGGACTCCCGCTACCTGGAGTCtcctgaggaagaagaggagccTGAAGAAGAAG TGCCGTGGACACCCCGTGAGACAGAGTTGGCTCTGTGGGCTTTCAGGAAGTGGCGCTTCTACCAGTTCACCTCTCTCAGGGATCTGCTGTGGGGTAACGCCATCTTCCTCAAAGAGGCCAATGCTATCAGTGTGGAGCTGAAGAAAAAG GTGCAGTTCCAGTTCGTCCTGTTGACAGACACTCTCtactctcctctgcctcccgACCTGCTGCCTGCCAGCGTggccaaagagagagagaaacgacCTTTCCCCCGAACTATCGTTGCCGTTGAAGTCCAAGATCAGAAGAATGGAGCCACACATTACTGGACTCTGGAGAAACTCAG GCAGAGGCTGGACCTGATGAGGGAGATGTACGACCGAGCTGCAGAGCTCCCCAGCAGCGCTGTGGAGGATTGTGACCACGCTCTGACCGGAGGAGACCCCTTCTACGACCGCTTCCCCTGGTTCCGCCTGGTCGGCAG GGCTTTTGTGTACCTGAGCAACCTGCTGTACCCCGTGCCCCTGGTGCACCGCGTGGCCATCGTCAGTGAGAAAGGAGAAGTGAAAGGCTTCCTCAGAGTGGCTGTGCAGGCAATCTCAG CTGATGAGGAGGCCCCTGATTACGGCTCTGGTGTGAGGCAGTCAGGCACTGCTAAGATCTCCTTTGAAGACAAACAGTTTGAGAAG TTCCAGACCGAGTCGTGTCCTGGTGTTCTCTCTCAATCCAACACATCGCAGGAGGAACTTCGCATCGTGGAGGGAGAAGGACAGAGCGCAGACATAGGAATCTCAGCAGAtgaagtcaacaacaacacttgTCCAG aaATCCTAGAGGCTCCCCTTAGCCCGGTGAAGAGTTCAGCTCTGGGACTGGATCTCCCTCTGGACCTTTCCCCAGAGAAAGTTCTGTCCCACCTGAAGATCGGCAGCACCTTCACATTCAGAGTCACCGTCCTGCAGGCCTCCAGCATTTCAGCCGAATATGCCGACATCTTTTGCCAATTCAA CTTCATCCACCGCCATGATGAAGCTTTCTCAACTGAGCCGCTGAAGAACACGGGCAGAGGACCTCCGCTGGGCTTCTACcatgttcaaaat ATCACAGTGGAGGTGACTAAGTCCTTTGTGGAGTACATCAAGACTCAACCCATTGTCTTCGAGGTGTTTGGTCACTATCAGAAACAGCCCTTCCCTCCGCTCTGCAAAGACCTTATCAG tCCACTGAGACCCTCCAGGAGGCAGTTCCCCAGAGTGATGCCCTTATCCAAACCAG TGCCGGCCACAAAGCTCAGCACTCTGACTCGCTCCACTGCCGGACCTTGTCATGCCAAATACGACCTGATGGTCTTCTTTGAGATCTGTGAGCTGGAAGCTAACGGAGA CTACATCCCAGCGGTTGTTGACCACAGGAGTGGGATGCCTTGCCACGGCACTTACCTCTTACATCAG GGCATCCAGAGGAGGATCACAGTCTCCATCGCTCATGAGACTGGAAATGATATTGAGTGGAAAGAGGTGAAGGAGCTGGTTATTG GTCGTATTCGAAACACACCAGAGGCAGATGAAACCATCATAGACCCCAACATCTTGTCCCTCAACATCCTGTCTTCTGGATATTTCTGGCCAAAACACAGTGACAA AACTTTCTACCGATTTGAGGCGGCATGGGACAGCTCCATGCACAACTCTCTGCTCCTGAACAGAGTCACTCCCTATGGGGAGAAGATCTACATCACCCTCTCTGCTTATCTAGAG ATGGAGAACTGCACTCAGCCGACAGTGATCACCAAAGATTTCTGCATGGTGTTTTATTCCCGTGACGCAAAGCTGCCAGCCTCTCGCTCCATCAGAAACCTCTTCAGCACTGGCTGCCTCAGGCCCTCTGAGAG taACCGCGTCACTGGAGTGTATGAAGTCACCCTCTGCCATGTGGCCGACAATGGAAGTCCAg GGATGCAGCGTCGTCGCAGGCGTGTGTTGGACACCTCTGTTGCGTatgtcagaggagaggagaatcTGGCTGGGTGGAGGCCTCGCAGCGACAGCCTCATCCTGGATCACCAGTGGGAGCTGGAGAAGCTCAGTTTACTGCAGGAG GTGGAGAAGACCAGGCACTACCTGTTGCTGAGGGAGAAGCTGGAGGCGACTCTGCTGGCCGGGCAGGATGCGCTCTTCAAGAACAGCGACATCTGTGATTTTGCAAAAAGTCCCGTCTTCAGCCACAGCCCCGGCAGCAGCCCTGCCCTCGACAGCCCCAACCAGAGGCAGAGGGAGCTGGCTGCCAAG TGTCTGCGTCTGCTGATGCACACCTTCAACAGGGAGTACAGCCAGGTGAGCAGCAGTGCCAGTGAGAGCAAG CTTTCTGAGATGTCCGCGTCGCTGATGAGAGACTCCTGCTCGTCTGGACTGAGCACGCTCACTCCGTCCTCCACCTGCCCCTCACTGGTCGAGGGGAATTACGACATTAG ACACACTGATCCCAGTTCAGGAGCTTCCACTCCAGATCTGGACCCATACAGCCCGGTAGACAGGAAGAAAACTCTCCGAGGATGCACCTTTGTTCCTGACATACAGGAGATCCGTGTCAG CCCTATTGTGTCAAAGAAAGGCTACCTGCACTTCCTGGAGCCCCACACCAGCGGCTGGGTGAAGCGCTTCGTGGTGGTGCGCCGGCCCTACGTCTACCTGTATCGCAGCGAGAGGGACAGCGTGGAGAGAGCTGTCATCAACCTGTCGTCTGCCAAGGTGGAATACAGCGAAGACAAACAAACCTTGCTGCGG ACTCCCAACACGTTTGCTGTGTGCACTGAGCATCGTGGGATTCTGCTGCAGGCCACCAACGACAAAGAGATGCATGACTGGCTGTATGCTTTCAACCCTCTGTTAGCCGGCACCATCAG GTCCAAGCTCTCCCGGAGAAAGTCGGTGCAGTCGGTCCCTGCTGCCCTGAGGATGTGA
- the kif1ab gene encoding kinesin-like protein KIF1A isoform X4: MAAASVKVAVRVRPFNSREIGKDSKCIIQMSGNTTTILNPKQPKENKSFNFDYSYWSHTTPEDINFASQLQVYKDIGEEMLLHAFEGYNVCIFAYGQTGAGKSYTMMGRQEQDQEGIIPLMCEDLFTKFNDTNNDNSLSYSVEVSYMEIYCERVRDLLNPKNKGNLRVREHPLMGPYVEDLSKLAVTSYNDIQDLMDSGNKARTVAATNMNETSSRSHAVFNIIFTQKKHDMDSENTSEKVSKISLVDLAGSERADSTGAKGTRLKEGANINKSLTTLGKVISALAEVDSVPNKNKKKKKVENFIPYRDSVLTWLLRENLGGNSRTAMVAALSPADINYDETLSTLRYADRAKQIRCNAVINEDPNNRLVRELKEEVARLRDLLFSQGLGDIIEMSNVMTGMSPSPSLSVLSSRAGSINNLQDRIFSPASEEAIERLKETEKIIAELNETWEEKLRRTEAIRMEREALLAEMGVAMREDGGTLGVFSPKKTPHLVNLNEDPLMSECLLYYIKDGITKVGREDAKTRQDIVLSGHFIRDEHCTFSSTTGPQGEGCVIMEPCEGSETYVNGKRVSSPIVLRSGNRIIMGKSHVFRFNDPEQARLERERTPCAETPVEPVDWAFAQRELLEKQGIDMKQEMEQRLQELEDQYRKEREEASNLLEQQRLDYESKLEALQKQVDSRYLESPEEEEEPEEEVPWTPRETELALWAFRKWRFYQFTSLRDLLWGNAIFLKEANAISVELKKKVQFQFVLLTDTLYSPLPPDLLPASVAKEREKRPFPRTIVAVEVQDQKNGATHYWTLEKLRQRLDLMREMYDRAAELPSSAVEDCDHALTGGDPFYDRFPWFRLVGRAFVYLSNLLYPVPLVHRVAIVSEKGEVKGFLRVAVQAISADEEAPDYGSGVRQSGTAKISFEDKQFEKFQTESCPGVLSQSNTSQEELRIVEGEGQSADIGISADEVNNNTCPEILEAPLSPVKSSALGLDLPLDLSPEKVLSHLKIGSTFTFRVTVLQASSISAEYADIFCQFNFIHRHDEAFSTEPLKNTGRGPPLGFYHVQNITVEVTKSFVEYIKTQPIVFEVFGHYQKQPFPPLCKDLISPLRPSRRQFPRVMPLSKPVPATKLSTLTRSTAGPCHAKYDLMVFFEICELEANGDYIPAVVDHRSGMPCHGTYLLHQGIQRRITVSIAHETGNDIEWKEVKELVIGRIRNTPEADETIIDPNILSLNILSSGYFWPKHSDKTFYRFEAAWDSSMHNSLLLNRVTPYGEKIYITLSAYLEMENCTQPTVITKDFCMVFYSRDAKLPASRSIRNLFSTGCLRPSESNRVTGVYEVTLCHVADNGSPGMQRRRRRVLDTSVAYVRGEENLAGWRPRSDSLILDHQWELEKLSLLQEVEKTRHYLLLREKLEATLLAGQDALFKNSDICDFAKSPVFSHSPGSSPALDSPNQRQRELAAKCLRLLMHTFNREYSQVSSSASESKLSEMSASLMRDSCSSGLSTLTPSSTCPSLVEGNYDIRHTDPSSGASTPDLDPYSPVDRKKTLRGCTFVPDIQEIRVSPIVSKKGYLHFLEPHTSGWVKRFVVVRRPYVYLYRSERDSVERAVINLSSAKVEYSEDKQTLLRTPNTFAVCTEHRGILLQATNDKEMHDWLYAFNPLLAGTIRSKLSRRKSVQSVPAALRM; the protein is encoded by the exons CGATCCTGAACCCCAAACAGCCCAAAGAAAACAAGAGTTTCAACTTTGACTATTCTTACTGGTCACACACCACG CCAGAGGACATCAACTTTGCGTCCCAGCTGCAGGTGTACAAGGACATCGGAGAGGAGATGCTGCTTCATGCCTTTGAAGGCTACAATGTGTGCATATTTGCATATGGTCAGACAGGAGCTGGAAAAAGCTACACCATGATGGGACGACAGGAGCAGGACCAGGAAGGAATCATACCTCTG atgtGTGAGGACCTTTTCACCAAGTTCAATGACACCAATAACGATAACAGCTTGTCTTACTCCGTGGAG GTGAGTTACATGGAGATCTACTGTGAGCGTGTGCGTGACTTGCTGAACCCCAAGAACAAAGGAAACCTGCGTGTCAGAGAGCACCCTCTCATGGGACCCTACGTGGAAGATCTCTCGAAATTAGCCGTCACCTCGTACAATGACATCCAGGATCTGATGGACTCCGGAAATAAGGCCAG GACTGTGGCTGCTACCAACATGAATGAGACCAGCAGCCGCTCCCATGCTGTCTTCAACATCATCTTCACGCAGAAGAAACACGACATGGATTCAGAGAACACGTCAGAAAAG GTCAGCAAAATCAGCCTGGTGGACCTGGCTGGCAGTGAGAGAGCCGATTCCACCGGAGCCAAAGGGACCAGGCTGAAG GAAGGAGCAAACATCAACAAATCTCTGACTACACTGGGAAAGGTTATTTCTGCTCTGGCTGAAGTG GACTCTGTGCCAAACAAG aacaagaagaagaagaaggtggagAATTTCATCCCCTACAGAGATTCAGTTCTGACTTGGCTGCTTAGGGAGAACTTGG GAGGAAACTCTCGTACAGCCATGGTTGCCGCCCTCAGCCCCGCTGATATCAACTATGATGAGACCCTCAGTACCCTCCG GTACGCCGATCGCGCTAAACAGATCCGCTGTAACGCTGTGATCAACGAGGACCCCAACAACCGTCTGGTGCGTGAGCTCAAAGAGGAGGTGGCTCGCCTCAGAGACCTGCTCTTTTCTCAGGGTCTGGGAGACATCATAGAGA TGTCCAATGTCATGACAGGAATGAGTCCCTCCCCCTCGCTCTCGGTCCTGTCCAGTCGCGCTGGCTCCATCAACAACCTCCAAGACCGCATCTTCAGCCCGGCCAGTGAAGAGGCCATCGAGAGGCTCAAG GAAACTGAGAAAATCATTGCAGAGCTCAATGAGACATGGGAAGAGAAGCTGCGACGTACTGAGGCCATCCGTATGGAGAG GGAGGCCCTGCTGGCTGAGATGGGTGTTGCCATGAGAGAAGATGGAGGCACTCTGGGCGTCTTCTCTCCAAAAAAG ACACCCCACCTGGTGAACCTGAATGAAGACCCTCTGATGTCAGAGTGTCTGCTGTACTACATCAAAGACGGCATCACAAA GGTTGGCCGTGAAGATGCCAAGACTCGCCAGGACATTGTTCTCAGCGGCCATTTTATCCGAGACGAGCACTGCACCTTCAGCAGCACCACGGGCCCTCAAGGAGAAG GATGCGTCATCATGGAGCCATGTGAGGGCTCAGAGACGTACGTCAACGGGAAGAGAGTGAGCTCCCCCATCGTCCTGCGGTCTG GCAACCGCATCATCATGGGAAAGAGCCATGTGTTTCGCTTCAACGACCCAGAGCAGGCTCGTCTGGAGCGAGAGAGGACGCCGTGCGCTGAGACGCCGGTGGAGCCGGTTGACTGGGCCTTCGCTCAGAGAGAGCTGCTGGAGAAACAAGGCATCGACATGAAGCAGGAGATGGAGCAGAG GCTTCAGGAGCTCGAGGATCAATACcgcaaagagagagaagaagccAGCAACCTGTTGGAGCAGCAGAGGCTG gACTATGAGAGTAAACTAGAGGCTCTTCAGAAACAAGTGGACTCCCGCTACCTGGAGTCtcctgaggaagaagaggagccTGAAGAAGAAG TGCCGTGGACACCCCGTGAGACAGAGTTGGCTCTGTGGGCTTTCAGGAAGTGGCGCTTCTACCAGTTCACCTCTCTCAGGGATCTGCTGTGGGGTAACGCCATCTTCCTCAAAGAGGCCAATGCTATCAGTGTGGAGCTGAAGAAAAAG GTGCAGTTCCAGTTCGTCCTGTTGACAGACACTCTCtactctcctctgcctcccgACCTGCTGCCTGCCAGCGTggccaaagagagagagaaacgacCTTTCCCCCGAACTATCGTTGCCGTTGAAGTCCAAGATCAGAAGAATGGAGCCACACATTACTGGACTCTGGAGAAACTCAG GCAGAGGCTGGACCTGATGAGGGAGATGTACGACCGAGCTGCAGAGCTCCCCAGCAGCGCTGTGGAGGATTGTGACCACGCTCTGACCGGAGGAGACCCCTTCTACGACCGCTTCCCCTGGTTCCGCCTGGTCGGCAG GGCTTTTGTGTACCTGAGCAACCTGCTGTACCCCGTGCCCCTGGTGCACCGCGTGGCCATCGTCAGTGAGAAAGGAGAAGTGAAAGGCTTCCTCAGAGTGGCTGTGCAGGCAATCTCAG CTGATGAGGAGGCCCCTGATTACGGCTCTGGTGTGAGGCAGTCAGGCACTGCTAAGATCTCCTTTGAAGACAAACAGTTTGAGAAG TTCCAGACCGAGTCGTGTCCTGGTGTTCTCTCTCAATCCAACACATCGCAGGAGGAACTTCGCATCGTGGAGGGAGAAGGACAGAGCGCAGACATAGGAATCTCAGCAGAtgaagtcaacaacaacacttgTCCAG aaATCCTAGAGGCTCCCCTTAGCCCGGTGAAGAGTTCAGCTCTGGGACTGGATCTCCCTCTGGACCTTTCCCCAGAGAAAGTTCTGTCCCACCTGAAGATCGGCAGCACCTTCACATTCAGAGTCACCGTCCTGCAGGCCTCCAGCATTTCAGCCGAATATGCCGACATCTTTTGCCAATTCAA CTTCATCCACCGCCATGATGAAGCTTTCTCAACTGAGCCGCTGAAGAACACGGGCAGAGGACCTCCGCTGGGCTTCTACcatgttcaaaat ATCACAGTGGAGGTGACTAAGTCCTTTGTGGAGTACATCAAGACTCAACCCATTGTCTTCGAGGTGTTTGGTCACTATCAGAAACAGCCCTTCCCTCCGCTCTGCAAAGACCTTATCAG tCCACTGAGACCCTCCAGGAGGCAGTTCCCCAGAGTGATGCCCTTATCCAAACCAG TGCCGGCCACAAAGCTCAGCACTCTGACTCGCTCCACTGCCGGACCTTGTCATGCCAAATACGACCTGATGGTCTTCTTTGAGATCTGTGAGCTGGAAGCTAACGGAGA CTACATCCCAGCGGTTGTTGACCACAGGAGTGGGATGCCTTGCCACGGCACTTACCTCTTACATCAG GGCATCCAGAGGAGGATCACAGTCTCCATCGCTCATGAGACTGGAAATGATATTGAGTGGAAAGAGGTGAAGGAGCTGGTTATTG GTCGTATTCGAAACACACCAGAGGCAGATGAAACCATCATAGACCCCAACATCTTGTCCCTCAACATCCTGTCTTCTGGATATTTCTGGCCAAAACACAGTGACAA AACTTTCTACCGATTTGAGGCGGCATGGGACAGCTCCATGCACAACTCTCTGCTCCTGAACAGAGTCACTCCCTATGGGGAGAAGATCTACATCACCCTCTCTGCTTATCTAGAG ATGGAGAACTGCACTCAGCCGACAGTGATCACCAAAGATTTCTGCATGGTGTTTTATTCCCGTGACGCAAAGCTGCCAGCCTCTCGCTCCATCAGAAACCTCTTCAGCACTGGCTGCCTCAGGCCCTCTGAGAG taACCGCGTCACTGGAGTGTATGAAGTCACCCTCTGCCATGTGGCCGACAATGGAAGTCCAg GGATGCAGCGTCGTCGCAGGCGTGTGTTGGACACCTCTGTTGCGTatgtcagaggagaggagaatcTGGCTGGGTGGAGGCCTCGCAGCGACAGCCTCATCCTGGATCACCAGTGGGAGCTGGAGAAGCTCAGTTTACTGCAGGAG GTGGAGAAGACCAGGCACTACCTGTTGCTGAGGGAGAAGCTGGAGGCGACTCTGCTGGCCGGGCAGGATGCGCTCTTCAAGAACAGCGACATCTGTGATTTTGCAAAAAGTCCCGTCTTCAGCCACAGCCCCGGCAGCAGCCCTGCCCTCGACAGCCCCAACCAGAGGCAGAGGGAGCTGGCTGCCAAG TGTCTGCGTCTGCTGATGCACACCTTCAACAGGGAGTACAGCCAGGTGAGCAGCAGTGCCAGTGAGAGCAAG CTTTCTGAGATGTCCGCGTCGCTGATGAGAGACTCCTGCTCGTCTGGACTGAGCACGCTCACTCCGTCCTCCACCTGCCCCTCACTGGTCGAGGGGAATTACGACATTAG ACACACTGATCCCAGTTCAGGAGCTTCCACTCCAGATCTGGACCCATACAGCCCGGTAGACAGGAAGAAAACTCTCCGAGGATGCACCTTTGTTCCTGACATACAGGAGATCCGTGTCAG CCCTATTGTGTCAAAGAAAGGCTACCTGCACTTCCTGGAGCCCCACACCAGCGGCTGGGTGAAGCGCTTCGTGGTGGTGCGCCGGCCCTACGTCTACCTGTATCGCAGCGAGAGGGACAGCGTGGAGAGAGCTGTCATCAACCTGTCGTCTGCCAAGGTGGAATACAGCGAAGACAAACAAACCTTGCTGCGG ACTCCCAACACGTTTGCTGTGTGCACTGAGCATCGTGGGATTCTGCTGCAGGCCACCAACGACAAAGAGATGCATGACTGGCTGTATGCTTTCAACCCTCTGTTAGCCGGCACCATCAG GTCCAAGCTCTCCCGGAGAAAGTCGGTGCAGTCGGTCCCTGCTGCCCTGAGGATGTGA